A portion of the Thermosediminibacter oceani DSM 16646 genome contains these proteins:
- a CDS encoding PHP domain-containing protein, which produces MKIWADFHTHTRYSHGSGTIRDNVEAAVKKGLRVIGISDHGPATIGVGPDLDDFKKMREEIESLKEEYKNITILLGCEANVISLDGRLDMPERVLDELDYVMVGLHPLVWTKTFKDGYRILFENFVARYLDQIKPKVLEQNTRALINAIKNYRVDIITHPGLHLPIDTGALAEAAASCRTAMEINAGHGYMTEEYVKIAKSYGVKFAIGSDAHSPKKVGELKRGIEIALEAGLSELDILNAGRNQEVSLWRKISSL; this is translated from the coding sequence TTGAAAATATGGGCCGATTTTCACACCCATACCCGTTACAGTCACGGAAGCGGCACCATAAGGGACAATGTGGAAGCAGCGGTTAAAAAAGGCCTGAGGGTTATCGGCATATCCGACCACGGTCCGGCAACTATAGGGGTAGGCCCCGATCTTGATGATTTTAAAAAAATGAGAGAAGAAATTGAAAGTTTAAAGGAGGAATACAAAAATATTACCATATTGCTCGGTTGCGAGGCGAATGTGATAAGCCTTGATGGAAGGCTCGATATGCCGGAAAGGGTGCTGGATGAGCTGGATTATGTGATGGTGGGGTTACATCCGCTGGTATGGACCAAGACCTTTAAAGACGGCTACCGTATACTTTTTGAAAATTTTGTCGCAAGGTACCTGGATCAAATTAAACCAAAAGTTCTGGAACAGAATACCCGGGCTCTGATCAACGCCATAAAAAATTATAGGGTAGACATAATAACCCATCCGGGACTACACCTTCCGATAGACACTGGAGCTTTGGCCGAAGCCGCGGCCAGCTGCCGTACGGCTATGGAAATAAACGCCGGCCACGGGTATATGACCGAGGAATACGTGAAAATAGCAAAAAGTTACGGTGTAAAATTCGCCATAGGAAGCGATGCCCACAGCCCCAAAAAGGTGGGAGAGCTAAAAAGGGGCATTGAAATAGCCCTTGAAGCAGGACTTAGTGAGCTGGATATTCTAAACGCCGGCAGGAATCAGGAGGTGAGCTTGTGGAGGAAGATATCAAGTTTATAA
- the rapZ gene encoding RNase adapter RapZ yields MKFIIITGLSGAGRTLALRVFEDHGYFCVDNLPPALIPKFAELCSQSIRRINKIALVIDIRGGGFFDHLFESLKTLKSMGYTYEILFLDASDEVLIKRYKESRRRHPLALDRRIIEGINLERKKLDPLKANSDVIIDTSHKTPAQLKEEIVRRFIETEKEPGLLINIVSFGFKLGIPLDADLVFDVRFLPNPFYVDELRPLSGNDPQVKDFVMKWPESQEFLDKLLDLIQFLIPYYIREGKSQLVIAIGCTGGRHRSVAVANELAELLKKQGHKVIIDHRDENDSRGEKSEP; encoded by the coding sequence ATCAAGTTTATAATAATTACGGGTCTATCGGGTGCCGGGAGGACCCTTGCGCTCAGGGTATTCGAAGACCACGGGTACTTTTGCGTCGACAACCTGCCGCCGGCGCTCATCCCGAAATTTGCGGAATTATGCAGCCAGAGCATAAGGAGAATAAATAAGATAGCGCTTGTTATAGATATAAGAGGTGGAGGCTTTTTCGACCACCTTTTTGAAAGCCTTAAGACCCTTAAGAGTATGGGATACACTTATGAGATCCTGTTTCTCGACGCCTCCGACGAAGTTCTAATAAAACGGTATAAGGAGAGCCGGCGGCGCCATCCGCTGGCACTGGACAGGAGGATAATAGAAGGAATAAACCTGGAGAGGAAGAAGCTAGACCCCCTCAAGGCCAATTCGGATGTGATCATAGATACTTCCCATAAAACTCCCGCCCAGCTGAAGGAAGAAATAGTCAGAAGATTCATAGAAACCGAAAAGGAACCGGGCCTATTAATTAACATCGTTTCCTTCGGGTTCAAACTCGGCATTCCCCTGGATGCAGACCTGGTTTTTGACGTAAGATTTCTGCCCAATCCGTTTTATGTAGATGAACTGAGGCCTCTATCAGGCAACGATCCGCAGGTGAAAGATTTTGTCATGAAGTGGCCGGAAAGCCAGGAATTTCTGGATAAACTTTTAGACCTCATACAGTTTCTTATACCATATTATATCCGCGAGGGTAAATCCCAGCTTGTAATAGCCATAGGCTGTACCGGCGGAAGGCACAGGTCGGTGGCAGTGGCCAATGAACTCGCAGAACTTTTGAAGAAACAGGGGCATAAAGTAATAATAGATCACAGGGACGAAAACGATAGCCGGGGTGAGAAAAGTGAACCCTAA
- a CDS encoding gluconeogenesis factor YvcK family protein: MNPKIVAIGGGTGLPNLLRGLKHYTRDITAIVTVADDGGSSGILRDELKILPPGDIRNCLLALANTEPLMEKLFQYRFTAGSLKGHSFGNLFLAAMTDILGNFELAIKESSKVLAVSGQVLPSTLCDIVLVAEYEDGTIVKGESQIPGARRKIKRIRIIPEDATPLPEAVETIEKADAVILGPGSLYTSIIPNLLIKDLADAVRASRARKIFIVNVMTQPGETDGYTAYDHVKTILEHAGDNLIDYVVINVEKIPEHLLLKYLFDGARPVVCDGEKIRKLGCNVIFGELLSHTDVIRHDPIKLAKVIMDIIK, translated from the coding sequence GTGAACCCTAAAATTGTAGCCATTGGAGGGGGCACGGGGCTTCCTAATCTGCTGCGGGGATTAAAGCACTATACCAGGGATATCACCGCCATTGTTACCGTAGCTGACGACGGCGGAAGTTCAGGTATTCTAAGAGACGAGCTCAAAATTTTACCGCCGGGAGATATAAGGAACTGCCTTCTGGCTCTGGCCAATACCGAACCTCTGATGGAAAAACTTTTTCAGTACAGGTTCACGGCGGGTTCGCTGAAAGGCCATAGCTTCGGCAATCTGTTTCTGGCGGCCATGACCGATATACTGGGGAACTTTGAACTGGCGATAAAAGAATCCAGTAAAGTCCTGGCAGTGAGCGGACAAGTCCTACCATCAACCCTCTGCGATATAGTCCTGGTGGCCGAATACGAGGACGGCACCATAGTAAAGGGAGAGTCTCAAATTCCCGGGGCCAGACGGAAGATAAAAAGAATTAGGATCATCCCCGAGGATGCCACCCCACTTCCGGAGGCTGTGGAGACTATTGAAAAGGCTGATGCCGTTATTCTCGGGCCGGGAAGCCTTTATACGAGCATAATACCCAACCTGCTCATAAAAGATTTGGCCGATGCGGTTAGGGCCTCCAGGGCCAGGAAAATTTTTATTGTAAACGTGATGACGCAGCCGGGTGAAACCGACGGCTATACCGCTTACGACCATGTAAAGACGATACTGGAGCATGCAGGGGACAATTTGATCGACTATGTGGTTATCAATGTGGAAAAAATCCCCGAACACCTGCTTTTAAAATATCTCTTTGATGGGGCACGCCCCGTTGTGTGCGATGGTGAAAAAATAAGAAAATTAGGATGTAATGTGATTTTTGGAGAGCTCTTGAGCCACACCGATGTGATACGCCACGATCCGATAAAGCTTGCCAAAGTAATAATGGATATAATAAAATAA
- the whiA gene encoding DNA-binding protein WhiA, producing the protein MSFSSEVKEELSRISAERYCELAELTALLRMSGSIHITGGRNPVNIKIKVHTESASTARRFIHLLKKFIEAEVEIVVTKEKLKKNNLYVVTASSPEMGDFLEKIGVLLVNRDRFQIKDTIKSALIRKRCCRKAYLRGAFLGGGSISDPKGPYHMEFVAAGKEQAESLARLINSFGLNAKVAERKGTFVVYLKNGDDIRDLLGLMGANESLLKFEDIRVLKEMRNSVNRLVNCETANLNKTVNTAIRQIEMINLLKESGVFEHLSPGLRQLAELRLKHPDLSLKELGQMMTPPLGKSGVNHRLKKIEAIAEKLKCKKEEDFNV; encoded by the coding sequence TTGTCCTTTTCTTCGGAGGTAAAGGAGGAGCTCTCGAGAATATCGGCCGAAAGATATTGCGAACTGGCGGAACTCACTGCGCTTTTGAGGATGAGCGGCAGCATTCACATAACCGGCGGGAGAAATCCGGTTAATATCAAAATCAAGGTTCACACTGAAAGCGCTTCTACCGCCAGAAGATTTATACACCTTTTAAAGAAATTTATAGAAGCGGAAGTAGAGATAGTTGTAACCAAGGAAAAACTTAAAAAGAACAATCTGTACGTAGTGACCGCCAGTTCACCGGAGATGGGCGACTTTCTCGAGAAAATTGGCGTCCTGCTTGTCAATAGGGACAGATTTCAAATAAAGGATACTATTAAGTCGGCTTTAATCAGAAAGCGTTGTTGCAGAAAGGCGTACCTGCGGGGCGCTTTTTTGGGTGGCGGGTCAATTAGTGACCCTAAGGGACCTTACCATATGGAATTTGTCGCCGCCGGAAAAGAACAGGCTGAGTCTCTGGCGAGGCTAATCAACAGTTTCGGATTGAACGCTAAAGTGGCAGAAAGAAAGGGTACCTTTGTAGTTTACCTGAAGAACGGCGACGATATCAGGGATCTTTTGGGTCTCATGGGTGCCAACGAGAGTCTTTTAAAGTTTGAAGACATCCGGGTTTTAAAAGAAATGAGAAACAGCGTAAACCGGCTGGTAAACTGCGAGACCGCCAACTTGAACAAAACGGTTAATACAGCCATCCGCCAGATTGAAATGATAAATTTGCTGAAGGAGAGCGGAGTTTTCGAACATTTGTCCCCGGGGTTGAGGCAACTGGCCGAATTAAGGCTGAAACATCCGGACTTGAGCCTCAAAGAACTGGGCCAAATGATGACGCCTCCTTTAGGCAAATCCGGTGTGAATCACCGGTTAAAAAAGATAGAAGCAATTGCAGAAAAGCTAAAATGTAAAAAGGAGGAAGATTTTAATGTTTGA
- a CDS encoding HPr family phosphocarrier protein — MFEKTVVVKNKTGLHARPAAMFVQTANKFKSEIFLEKEGKKVNAKSIMGVMSLAISQGTTVTISAQGDDEKEAVEALVELIESKFGEE; from the coding sequence ATGTTTGAGAAAACAGTCGTTGTAAAAAATAAAACCGGACTTCACGCAAGACCGGCGGCCATGTTTGTACAGACCGCCAACAAGTTTAAATCCGAGATCTTCCTGGAAAAAGAAGGGAAGAAGGTTAATGCAAAGAGCATCATGGGCGTAATGTCGCTCGCTATAAGCCAGGGCACCACTGTAACTATTTCGGCTCAGGGAGATGACGAAAAAGAAGCGGTAGAAGCGCTGGTGGAATTGATAGAAAGCAAGTTCGGCGAGGAATAA
- a CDS encoding DRTGG domain-containing protein, whose amino-acid sequence MMTKHEKILKYIKDLKVGARISVRQLAQDLKVSEGTAYRAIKDAQLRGLVSTIPRIGTIRIEQAEGEDIEKLTYAEVVNIVEGSVLGGIAGLHKPLKKFLIGAMELRDMQQYVEQGDLLIVGNRKQAQILALNMGAAVLITGGFHADDDVVRLADEKEMPLITSPYDTFTVATIINRAIFNRLLRKDVIRVKDIMVRDSYYLDVKSTVGDWRKLLRATRHSRFPVVNSDGEVIGIVTTNDVADLKDELPIVEIMTKNPIVVSPDTPVAHAAHLMVWEGIELIPVVEGRKLVGVISRQDAIRAFRSLSFQPQVAETVDSLIMSHFSVSKTESGVKLHGKTGPIMLSPYGITSYSSLLTAMANAAFEAFRSKKRLEIIPDSFTVYFSRPVQLEEEIEINVDIIEMGRKSGKVEINLFHKGNLVAKAIMSVKVLSR is encoded by the coding sequence ATCATGACAAAGCATGAGAAGATACTGAAATATATAAAGGATTTAAAAGTCGGGGCCAGGATATCGGTAAGGCAGCTGGCCCAGGACCTGAAGGTCAGCGAGGGTACGGCCTACAGGGCCATAAAAGATGCCCAGCTGAGGGGTCTTGTCTCCACAATACCCAGGATAGGTACCATTCGAATCGAGCAGGCCGAAGGAGAAGACATAGAGAAATTGACGTATGCGGAAGTTGTCAATATAGTAGAAGGCAGCGTGCTAGGAGGAATCGCAGGCCTTCACAAACCGCTTAAAAAGTTCCTGATAGGAGCCATGGAACTACGGGATATGCAACAATACGTGGAGCAGGGTGACCTTCTGATTGTCGGAAATAGAAAGCAGGCCCAGATACTGGCGCTGAATATGGGTGCTGCCGTGCTGATTACCGGTGGATTCCATGCCGACGACGATGTGGTGAGGTTGGCCGATGAAAAAGAAATGCCCCTCATCACATCGCCTTACGATACCTTTACCGTGGCAACTATAATTAACAGAGCCATTTTTAACCGGTTGCTCAGAAAAGACGTTATCAGAGTGAAGGATATAATGGTTCGGGACTCTTACTATCTTGACGTAAAGTCGACGGTGGGCGACTGGAGAAAGCTCCTGAGGGCAACCAGGCACAGCAGGTTCCCGGTGGTGAACAGCGATGGGGAAGTTATCGGAATAGTAACGACCAATGACGTCGCCGACCTGAAGGACGAGTTGCCGATAGTGGAGATCATGACAAAGAACCCTATTGTGGTAAGCCCTGATACACCGGTAGCCCACGCCGCTCACCTAATGGTATGGGAAGGTATCGAGCTAATACCGGTCGTGGAGGGCCGAAAGCTGGTAGGAGTTATAAGCCGTCAGGATGCGATCAGGGCGTTCCGAAGCTTAAGTTTTCAGCCCCAGGTTGCCGAGACCGTCGATAGCCTCATTATGAGCCATTTTTCCGTGTCGAAGACAGAAAGCGGTGTAAAGCTCCACGGAAAGACAGGCCCCATAATGCTGAGCCCGTACGGAATAACGAGCTACAGCTCCCTTTTAACCGCTATGGCTAATGCCGCTTTTGAAGCCTTCAGAAGCAAAAAGCGCCTGGAAATCATTCCGGACAGCTTCACAGTATATTTTTCAAGGCCGGTGCAGTTGGAGGAGGAAATAGAAATCAACGTTGATATTATTGAGATGGGCAGGAAGTCCGGCAAAGTAGAAATAAATCTTTTCCACAAGGGAAACCTGGTGGCAAAGGCGATAATGTCTGTGAAAGTTTTGAGCAGGTAG